The stretch of DNA taatgttttagggttctagcatccatattaatctcgtttcattcaatcaataaaatgtaaccaattatcatgtaactatcatataggttcgaacccatttattcgaacatcaacatgtacataatccataacctccctctacacccgtcatttagtcaagtactccatcaattaagaacaagccaTATTTTATCACcctgaaaatttaatcattataaatcatgctttctcatacttcgcacattttcatcacttaaataaataaatcatttataaacacatgcttagtaatttaatatctcaattaaatctcaagctcatttgataaagtaaatcatatacttaatcattctataacacaattccacattttttttatcatgtaaataaataagaaattccattattcatttataaataataaaacattttaaaatccattgagatgaaataaaacattttaaccatttaaaaatcCATACTCGAAAAGctttgaaatattataaaaatgagggtttaatcccaatttttttttttaaagttcaacaataaattaaataaaagaacggacatcatttaaaataaatagttccaaccttaaatattaaaaattaaatcaagagatttaaattcactaaattaatttagtgaaaattcaaacattttaaaataaataaggccaaaaattcgtaggctttattaatcaattaacagttcaaaacttaattaaaatgagcctcaatcaatttaaataaatacccaacataatttaaaataaaaatgggccaagtacattttattaaataaaaatcggcccattcccttatttaaaattttcggcccaagcTAGCAAGAAGGGCTTTGAGCCCAAGCCTAACCCtaatcatacatacatacaccacacacaaacacataacacacgcacacacacagccactctcactctccctctcggctctcccgactctctctctgctcggtcgagtgcggcgccgcctccggcgcgccgcctcgccgtgcATCTCCCCTCCCCCTCTCATACTCTCGGTctctcctcttctctctctatctcgccGGAAAAACAGAGCCACGGCTCCTTGCTCGGAATAGGGCAGCAGAGGCTACCCCCACCGTCGCATCCATCTTCGCCGCCCACAACCACCGCCGGACTCACGGGGAAGAGCCGAGCGTCGCCGCTCCCGTCGTTCGTCTTGCTGGAATCGCGGTGGAGGCCGAGCCTTGCCTCGCCGGGAAGGTAGGCTCCAGATCTGAGCTccccctctttttctcttttccgGCCGACCAGGAACAGCTCGGTGCTCCCGCTGCCGTGTCGCCGCTGCCGATGCCGCCGCATCGTCGTCACCGGAGAAGATAAGTTCTCcctcctatctctctctctccctcccctgTTCTACcttctcttctctctttttttttttttttacagcagccctaaccatctctctctcgtttCAGATAGACAAAGGAAAAAGCGGCGGctgccgccgcgccgcctccggccgcgagcagccgccggctgctctcacccccccaaattccagtcacacgcacaaaacacacatagaGCACTTAGGGTTTCAATTCTgttcattttcattcatttatatttacaaaaactgatctgtacttgtaatagatagaaatatagtaaaatgtgtgcgtgtgtattattctgttGGTGGTTCCCTGATGGTGATAAGCTGATGTAATTGAAACAATAATAGTCTAAAAGAAGTGGTAATGGATGCGTGTGTTCGATCTGTTTTCATTTGAATCATAGTTTTGTAATTTAACAAATGAATGTATGGAGAAAGTAAAGTAGGAGGTAACCTTGATAATTTTCTGAACTCACAAAGTTGGATCTGCGAATCAACAATTTAACAATGAATTTGGATCTGAATCTGCTTGATTACTGGAATTTGGAAACATAAACATAGTTAAAATGGAGGGTTGTATCcccaaggaagaagaagagaattgGTTGGAACACTTACCTCTGCACTTTAAACTTTGTTGGGTGTGTTGAAAAGAGAAGGAAAGAGCGGATGAACTAATAGAAGGAAAATTTAGCTTTTAAAACTTGGCTTTTGTCTAATTGAAATGGCAGAGGATTGATGATAagattttgattaaataaaagctaattgcatgttgagatgttaaaggtgtagaagatggctggcaaaagaaggtgtaaagagtgtttagtggaatgatgagtgtgtggaataatgagtgtttagtggaatgatgagtgtttagtgggatggttggcatatgatgagtgtttagtgggatggttggcatatgatgagtgtttccaacaccatcaatttatttaagagtaagatggatgtggaaatgtgtaggtgctagatgaatgtgaaaaatccttattctgtatttgtaatactaatttcgggttctcatataacgaagcttcgttataactctctataaattacatattttataactcgttttataagtcgaaaattaattacgacttcaagtaaataatagaaatactatttctatcgtatataaattaaataacatgactctgctaagtcagttataatccgaaataataattattgactactcaataatcctttaaatctcaaacggattcaaataataataagaatttagcacatcaaaacacatatataacaattaaatcatatcagataaatcaaatcagttttattattaatggatgccgaaccctaattattaagtctttaatcagtgattaaaaactgggatatgacatactatcccccttaaaataaatttcgtcccgaaatttgtacctcaggaaataattctgggtatttctccttcatgctagactcaagttcccatgtcgcctcttcttgatcatggtgcttccaaaggacttttactaagggtatcgatttattccttagtacttgaaTCTTCCGATCtaaaatagattcgggtctctcttcatagctcatatctgggCTAAGGATAACGTCGTCTCTTTGgatcacgtgttttggatcataaacatattttctcaactgcgacacatgaaacacattatgcacattcccaaggtttggcggcaacgccagcctgtaagctaccgggcccaccctttctaggatctcatagggtcctataaaacggggtctaaGCTTACCCTTTACGCCAAATCTTGTAATTCCTTTAGAAGGAGAAATCTTCAAAAAGACTTTATCCCCACACTCAAACTGCAAGTCGGTTCGACGTTTgtcggcataagacttctgtctatcttgggcctctttaatacgctgtcgaatctgacggacgatctcaatcatctcgcctactgtatctggccccaagattcttctttcgccgacttcatcccagtaaagcggcgatctacatttcttcccgtataacgcctcataaggtgccatggcgatagttgcttgatagctgttgttgtaagcaaattcgattagtggcaacacacgctcccaatcttctcctctatctagcacgacagtccttaacatatcttctagcgtttgaattgtcctttcggactgaccgtcggtctgcgggtggaaagctgtgctgaaattcaaccttgttcccaattccttctgcaagcttatccagaatctggaggtaaacttagaatctctgtcggacgtgattgtcttcggcaccccatgtaaacgcacgatctccttgatgtagagttgggctaacttatctgatctATACGTGATAGGGATAGGCAGAAAGTGTGCACTCTTTGTGAGTCTGTCTACAATGACCCATATTACCGTGTTACCTCGTCTTGTTTTTGGCAATCCTGTAACaaagtccattgcaatatcgtcccatttccattctggaatcTCCAAAGGCTGTAGCTCGccgtaaggtcgttggtgtaaagcctttacttgctggcaaactagacacttttcgacgaataaagccacgtctcgtttcattccttcccaccagaaattctcttttagatcttgatacatcttagtgcttcccgggtgggcgacataaggagtgtcatgggcttcgctcatgatcttgttcttgagttcctcgtcatgagggatgcatattctcctctcaaagaaaatagcattATCGGCTTCTTCGTGGTAGTTCTTAAGATTTCCTTCTCTTATCTTAGCtcgtaatttctccaatttatcatccttcctttgagcttctaccaccaatttcctcaaatttggtataatcgcgaccacccccgctattgtagcaggtgggtttatcacctctaatttcatcctatcaaaatctcgtatgagctcttcttcctttgtaaggatgtatcccagtttcaatgggaccttgcggctcaatgcgtcggctactacattggccttccccgggtgataatttataccacagtcataatcttttactaattcgagccaccttcgctgtctcatgttgagatctttttgctcgaagaagtacttcagacttttgtgatcggtgtaaatctcacacctgacaccatatagatgatgtctccaaatttttagtgcgtgcactaccgccgctagttcaagatcatgggtcggataattcaattcgtgtggcctaagttgccgcgatgcatatgcaatcactttgccttcctgcatcaaaacacatcctagtccgttctttgatgcatccgtgtagaccacatacTCCTTGTCTGGTTCCGGAATTGTTAGCACTGGCGCTGTAGTTAGTTTTTCCTTGAGCAGCTGAAAACTTTCTTCACACTCGTTAGTCCATGtgtatttaattccctttcgaagcaattgcgtcatcggccttgctatcttggaaaatccctcaatgaatcttcgatagtagccagccaatcccaagaaacttctgatctcgtttggggtagttggcgacttccatccttgtactgcttccactttggcggggtccaccttaataccttctgaagatacaatatgtcccagaaatgtaacttctttgagccaaaactcacatttgttgaatttggcaaaaaggcGTTCATCCCTAAGAGTTTGCAAAACAGTTCTCAGATGTTCCctgtgttcttcttcattcttggagtaaatgaggatatcatcaataaacaccaagacgaatttatccaaataaggatgaaatactctgttcatgaggtccatgaacacagctggtgcatttgttagtccgaacggtacaactacgaactcgtagtgaccatatcttgttcggaaagccgttttgggtatatcttcatgtctaacctttaactgatgatacccagacttcaaatcgattttggagaaaacacccgcgcccttgagttggtcgaataaatcatcaattctgggcaatggatacttgttcttaagcgttagcttgttcagctctcgataatcgatgcacaatctcaaggttccatctttcttcttgacaaacagcaccggcgctccccatggggacacactaggcctgatgaagcctaggtccagtaactcttgtaactggattttcaactcttccaattccttcgggcccattctgtacggtgcttttgataccggcgccgctcctggctctagatcgatggtgaattctacttgtctgtcaggtggtaatcctggcaaattttctgggaaaacatcttgaaaatccCGCACGATCTCTATATCTTCCATTGTCTTTTTGGTCTCAACTCCCCCATTCAGGTATACGAGGAAGGCTTggcagtctttcttgttcatcatcttcctcgctTGTAAGGCTGAAATAATCGGCACTCTGTTCCTTCTGCATATTCCATAGAAACTTAAAGTATCCCTTCCTGGAAAGTTGAAACCGATTTTCCGCTCTTGGCACAAtatcgtggcatagttctccgctagccagtccattcccaggattatatcaacgtcctccATCGATATAACATGCAAGTTGTTTGCTATAACCTTAAACGATCCTATGGTCAGTTCTAGGTTCGAGCAAGCATGTGTTACTACTACTGCtattcctcctattggtgaagaaattctcaagtcctgattagtcttttcaggttggagctttaaagtttttacacatacacttgcaataaaagaatgcgaggcacccgtgtcgaacagaagtataacaggtgtgtcaagtaatgtgcccatacctgccaaattCCCTTGGTTGTTTCCTTGCTTATTCTTGTGCAAGGCATAGGCTCTTGCCTGTGGAATTTGCGGTGGACGTGCCGCAGGTCGATACTGCTGCTGTGGTGGTGGGTAGAGTAACTGTTGGCCTTGGATAGCCCTGAGTGGTTGTACTTGGCCCGGCTGATTCGGCCCTCTCATTCCTCCTTGTGGTTTTCCTTGGCAGTCTctggcaaaatggcccttctggccacacttaaagcaggtattgctgccagccaagcatatgccgtgatgtgacttggagcatttgggacacaaaggtgccctgagctggccctgattgtttccagctgatcctggattgactggtcgtccttgccattgcccttgtggcatcatgtttccttgccatggcctcttgttatcttggttgttgtagtaacccctattattgttgttgttgccatcccattttctcttcccacgatcgttgtttcccgaagcttgagtctgggttgggcggtcttcaggcatggctgcttcaacatccagggctctgctaagtgcctcagagtgggtgagattaccatgaccagcaagcgccatcttgatctcatgcctaaggcctgaacgaaacttctcggccatcttttcatcagtgtcgatcagatgaggggcatagcgagacatgtcgcagaaagcgcgatcgtattccgtcacggacatcttgttttgtttcagattgaaaaactccgtctctttcttctttctgtagctcttgggaatgtaTTTATCGTGGATCTCCGTcttgaagtcttcccaagtcaggttttccaattgttcgagggtcattgccctcttcttggtttcccaccaaaaatctgccgacccagttagttggaatgcaacacaagagagtCTCTCTTGGTCAGAACAGTAGAGAAAGTCGAAAATCCTTTCCATTGCTCTAATCCAGATTTCGGCATCAGTCGGGTTGCCGGTCCCGTTGAATGTTGGCGGGctctgtttaagaaaaagttcctcAACCCTTCGTGGAGGTTCGTTTGCGGTTCCCACATTGTTTCTTGGGGCTCTTCTGGGAGGCATTCTGtgcttcaaaaataaaagatcctcagtatattccttacctcaattcataacatattcctcttgatttaatcatgaaagcatcgtaacaaaacatctaaatccttATTGATCACAAGAGGGTACTAGGACAACTAAACAATTGTAAGGCTCAATTCTTGAACGATATCAAAACAAAGTGGTGCAGAAAAATTTGTTGAGAAATTCAAACGAATAACCAGatggtagaaaggagtaactactaggtcgaacaaaatgatc from Salvia miltiorrhiza cultivar Shanhuang (shh) unplaced genomic scaffold, IMPLAD_Smil_shh original_scaffold_358, whole genome shotgun sequence encodes:
- the LOC131004263 gene encoding uncharacterized protein LOC131004263 isoform X1; its protein translation is MTLEQLENLTWEDFKTEIHDKYIPKSYRKKKETEFFNLKQNKMSVTEYDRAFCDMSRYAPHLIDTDEKMAEKFRSGLRHEIKMALAGHGNLTHSEALSRALDVEAAMPEDRPTQTQASGNNDRGKRKWDGNNNNNRGYYNNQDNKRPWQGNMMPQGQWQGRPVNPGSAGNNQGQLRAPLCPKCSKSHHGICLAGSNTCFKCGQKGHFARDCQGKPQGGMRGPNQPGQVQPLRAIQGQQLLYPPPQQQYRPAARPPQIPQARAYALHKNKQGNNQGNLAGPGDRK
- the LOC131004263 gene encoding uncharacterized protein LOC131004263 isoform X2, with translation MTLEQLENLTWEDFKTEIHDKYIPKSYRKKKETEFFNLKQNKMSVTEYDRAFCDMSRYAPHLIDTDEKMAEKFRSGLRHEIKMALAGHGNLTHSEALSRALDVEAAMPEDRPTQTQASGNNDRGKRKWDGNNNNNRGYYNNQDNKRPWQGNMMPQGQWQGRPVNPGSAGNNQGQLRAPLCPKCSKSHHGICLAGSNTCFKCGQKGHFARDCQGKPQGGMRGPNQPGQVQPLRAIQGQQLLYPPPQQQYRPAARPPQIPQARAYALHKNKQGNNQGNLAG